In the genome of Hymenobacter taeanensis, one region contains:
- a CDS encoding efflux RND transporter periplasmic adaptor subunit, translating into MSQHYTLLLASGILLSLQSAASRQQPQHSVAAPPLPSALPANESVTRQGIAEPICVVPLLTTTHGWVRQVFFEDGDYVRRRQILLKFMYNAEYSSQFNRNYVLAPRTGFIEQKNVAVGEHLKAGARVATLLDVSQVKVVVAVPKQAGRALKLCDVVPVRIAELPTRRFTGVVDQLLRPSGTQDSYLVTVTVRNHIAPLIRPRMHAHVQLPARRPTLLAKG; encoded by the coding sequence ATGAGCCAGCACTATACCCTGCTGCTAGCATCTGGTATTTTATTGAGTTTACAATCGGCGGCATCCCGCCAGCAACCGCAGCATTCCGTAGCTGCTCCTCCCCTACCCAGTGCCCTGCCTGCTAATGAGTCTGTTACTCGCCAGGGGATAGCAGAGCCTATTTGCGTGGTGCCGCTGCTTACTACCACGCATGGTTGGGTGCGGCAGGTGTTTTTTGAAGATGGCGATTACGTACGCCGCCGCCAGATCCTACTCAAGTTCATGTACAATGCGGAGTACTCCAGCCAGTTCAACCGCAATTATGTACTCGCGCCTCGTACCGGCTTTATAGAGCAGAAAAATGTGGCCGTAGGTGAGCACCTGAAGGCCGGAGCCCGCGTTGCCACCCTGCTTGATGTTTCGCAGGTGAAAGTGGTAGTAGCGGTGCCCAAGCAAGCGGGGCGTGCCTTAAAGCTTTGTGATGTAGTACCGGTGCGCATTGCAGAGTTGCCCACAAGGCGGTTTACAGGTGTAGTTGACCAACTACTGCGCCCTTCCGGCACGCAGGATTCCTACCTCGTAACCGTGACGGTGCGTAACCATATTGCCCCGCTCATTCGCCCCCGCATGCACGCCCACGTTCAGCTTCCCGCCCGGCGGCCCACTCTGCTAGCTAAGGGGTAA
- a CDS encoding acetamidase/formamidase family protein translates to MTLHYLSNRLALLTATACALCLTTGAQAQSATAKPTTHQLKPTPTTVAWGFYDAAAKPVLRIKSGDKVEVQTLITSSPTRLEGAGVAPAQVEQSLRDIYQSVTNKGPGGHILTGPIYVEGAEPGDVLEVRIRKIDLAIPYAYNAFGPTSGFLPEDFGYAKMRIIPLDKKRMMARFAPGIEIPLRPFFGSMGVAPPPADGRINSAPPGIHAGNLDNKELVAGTTLYIPVHVAGALFEVGDGHAGQGNGEVDITALETSLTGTLEFIVRKDLHLTWPRAETPTDYITMGTDEDLTKATKIALREMLDFLMKEKGLSHDDAYMLASVAANMEITQLVDGTKGVHSMIPKKIFTGKKLDGKKH, encoded by the coding sequence ATGACCCTTCACTACCTCTCAAACCGATTGGCTCTGCTAACGGCCACAGCCTGTGCTCTCTGCCTGACTACCGGCGCCCAGGCGCAGTCAGCTACTGCCAAGCCCACTACGCACCAACTGAAGCCTACGCCTACCACCGTGGCCTGGGGTTTCTATGATGCAGCTGCTAAGCCTGTACTGCGCATCAAGTCCGGCGACAAAGTAGAGGTGCAAACGCTCATCACCTCTAGCCCCACGCGCCTGGAAGGAGCCGGAGTAGCGCCCGCGCAGGTAGAGCAGTCGTTGCGCGATATTTACCAGAGCGTAACCAACAAAGGCCCTGGCGGACACATTCTTACGGGCCCCATTTATGTGGAAGGCGCAGAGCCCGGTGACGTGCTGGAAGTGCGTATCCGTAAGATTGACCTGGCCATTCCCTACGCTTACAACGCGTTTGGCCCAACCAGTGGCTTTTTGCCCGAAGATTTTGGCTACGCTAAAATGCGCATCATTCCGCTTGATAAAAAGCGCATGATGGCCCGGTTCGCACCTGGTATTGAGATTCCGCTGCGGCCGTTTTTCGGGAGCATGGGCGTAGCGCCACCACCCGCTGACGGCCGGATTAATAGCGCGCCGCCCGGTATCCACGCCGGCAACCTCGACAACAAAGAGCTGGTGGCGGGTACCACGCTCTACATTCCGGTGCACGTAGCCGGGGCCCTGTTTGAAGTCGGCGACGGCCACGCCGGTCAGGGCAACGGTGAGGTAGATATTACGGCCCTGGAAACCTCCCTCACGGGTACGCTGGAGTTCATTGTGCGCAAAGACCTGCACCTAACTTGGCCCCGCGCCGAAACCCCCACCGACTACATAACCATGGGCACCGACGAGGACCTCACCAAGGCCACCAAAATTGCCCTGCGCGAAATGCTTGATTTCCTGATGAAGGAGAAAGGCCTGAGCCATGATGATGCCTACATGCTGGCCAGCGTGGCGGCCAACATGGAAATTACCCAGCTCGTGGATGGTACCAAAGGCGTGCACAGCATGATTCCGAAGAAGATTTTCACCGGAAAAAAGTTGGATGGCAAAAAGCACTAG
- a CDS encoding c-type cytochrome — protein sequence MKILLLIMGFLTWGSSQAVAQKKPAPKAPAKAPATAISAATLSAGKSVYVQNCLTCHQADGYGVDGLNPPLIKTNYVLGDKARLTKVVLNGLQGEDIEGEPYNNVMPSFDILTDQQIADVLTYVRNSFGNKASAIKAPEVKAIRASNKKK from the coding sequence ATGAAAATACTCTTGCTGATAATGGGCTTTTTGACCTGGGGTAGCAGCCAGGCGGTTGCTCAAAAGAAACCTGCTCCGAAAGCTCCTGCAAAAGCCCCAGCAACCGCTATTTCGGCGGCCACGCTCAGTGCCGGTAAAAGCGTGTACGTGCAAAATTGCCTTACCTGCCACCAAGCCGATGGCTATGGGGTAGATGGTCTTAATCCGCCGTTAATTAAAACCAACTACGTGCTGGGTGATAAAGCCCGTTTGACGAAAGTGGTACTCAATGGTTTGCAGGGCGAAGACATTGAGGGTGAGCCGTATAACAACGTAATGCCCTCGTTCGACATCCTTACTGACCAACAGATTGCCGACGTTTTGACCTACGTGCGCAATAGCTTCGGGAATAAAGCCAGCGCAATTAAGGCGCCCGAGGTAAAAGCTATCAGAGCCTCAAACAAGAAAAAATAG
- a CDS encoding BamA/TamA family outer membrane protein: protein MARVEQTVNPAALPFTEKASVVVKASQQYSAGPLKTWLLGHNYRREWEQPVQVPVLNLSTAQGGLRPLKQGGGKQTKSLRLRAASGREYVLRSIEKNTEQVLSNELRNTLAAKVVQDQVSAAHPYAALTIPPLAEAAGVGHTNPELVYVPDNEGLGEFRKEFANTLAILEERDPQVPSSFTGKVLEKNYSTEQALDLLRADAHNRVDERELVRARLFDVLIADFDRHEDQWRWMAYTQPTGGLLLRAVPRDRDQAFFVNQGVLPNIASRNWAVPAVQGFDGTLRNVNTFMFSARYFDRSFLTAATRDDWVSVAQDMQARLTDEVLTAAIRRLPDSVYQLSGPTIIAKLQSNRMALPAYAEQYYRFLARHVDVTGSNQAEYFQVERLDNEHTRVRMYAVSASGEPATPPLYDRTFLTSETDEVRLYGYGGNDRMEVTGTVHTGVLVRLIGGEGNDVLTDRSRVTGPRRYTVVYDTPTGNELALGSESRNRTSPDSLVNQHNRQAYRYPYLGPLLPLAYNPDDGLFLGLGVEIRKPGFRRVPWAAVHRLQANVALGTGAYGFRYAGELNHLVGNLDLLLRADLQAPNYVRNFFGYGNNTDYDKDQGIGYYRVRYNNVVVQALARRRLGLHNQLYAGPLYQRVRVKHSAGRFIDQVAEEMEGVAPLFEPRHYAGLRLGHTLDTRNNNWNPTKGVLWRTEYTNLRAVNERARTFSQLTSEASGYWTPAATPGLTLAGRVGATLNFSNYEFYQAATLGGLSNLRGYRRTRFAGENSLYNNLEFRIYLGTLNTMLLSTKVGFVGFHDVGRVWIDSEHSDTWHTGYGGGLWLEPFRRVVLVATYNMSREDRLPVARLGFLF from the coding sequence GTGGCCAGAGTAGAACAAACCGTAAACCCGGCGGCTCTGCCTTTCACAGAGAAGGCCAGCGTAGTGGTAAAGGCCAGTCAGCAATACAGCGCTGGGCCTCTTAAAACGTGGCTGTTGGGCCACAACTACCGCCGCGAGTGGGAACAACCGGTGCAAGTGCCCGTGCTCAATCTGAGCACTGCCCAGGGTGGCCTACGCCCCCTGAAACAGGGCGGCGGCAAGCAAACCAAATCGTTGCGGCTTCGGGCAGCCAGTGGGCGTGAGTACGTACTCCGCTCTATCGAGAAAAACACCGAGCAGGTGCTCAGCAATGAACTACGCAACACCCTGGCGGCGAAGGTAGTACAAGATCAAGTATCGGCGGCCCACCCGTACGCTGCGCTAACTATTCCGCCCTTGGCTGAGGCCGCGGGCGTAGGCCACACCAACCCCGAGCTGGTGTATGTGCCCGACAATGAGGGCTTGGGTGAATTTAGAAAGGAGTTTGCGAATACTCTGGCCATTCTGGAGGAGCGCGACCCGCAGGTGCCTAGCTCGTTTACGGGTAAGGTGCTGGAGAAAAACTATAGTACCGAACAGGCCCTGGACCTGCTGCGCGCCGACGCCCACAACCGCGTAGATGAGCGAGAACTGGTGCGGGCCCGCCTATTTGATGTGCTCATTGCTGACTTTGACCGCCACGAGGACCAATGGCGCTGGATGGCCTACACCCAGCCGACGGGTGGCCTACTGCTGCGCGCCGTGCCCCGCGACCGGGACCAGGCCTTTTTCGTGAACCAAGGCGTGCTACCCAACATTGCCAGCCGCAACTGGGCCGTGCCCGCCGTGCAGGGGTTTGATGGCACCTTGCGTAACGTGAACACCTTCATGTTTAGCGCCCGCTACTTCGACCGCTCTTTCCTGACGGCGGCCACCCGCGACGACTGGGTTTCAGTGGCTCAGGATATGCAGGCCCGCCTGACAGACGAGGTACTGACGGCGGCCATTCGCCGTCTCCCCGATTCCGTGTACCAGCTCTCCGGCCCCACTATTATTGCCAAGCTGCAATCAAACCGCATGGCACTGCCGGCTTACGCGGAGCAGTACTACCGCTTCCTGGCCCGGCACGTAGATGTAACCGGCAGTAATCAAGCGGAATACTTCCAGGTGGAGCGCCTCGACAACGAGCATACTCGGGTGCGGATGTACGCCGTATCTGCCAGCGGTGAGCCTGCTACCCCTCCGCTCTACGACCGCACTTTCCTGACCTCTGAAACAGATGAGGTGCGGCTGTACGGCTATGGCGGCAACGACCGGATGGAAGTAACCGGCACCGTACATACTGGCGTGCTCGTGCGTTTAATTGGGGGTGAGGGCAACGATGTACTCACGGACCGCTCCCGGGTTACGGGCCCCCGCCGCTACACGGTGGTGTATGATACGCCCACTGGCAACGAGCTAGCCCTGGGCTCCGAGAGCCGCAACCGTACCTCCCCCGATTCATTGGTTAACCAGCACAACCGGCAGGCCTACCGCTACCCCTACCTGGGCCCGCTGCTTCCCCTGGCTTATAACCCCGATGATGGTCTGTTCCTGGGCCTGGGAGTAGAAATCAGGAAGCCGGGCTTTCGGCGGGTGCCGTGGGCGGCCGTGCACCGCTTGCAGGCCAACGTGGCGCTGGGCACGGGGGCCTATGGGTTCCGATACGCAGGCGAGTTAAACCACTTGGTTGGCAACCTCGACCTGCTGTTGCGCGCCGATTTACAGGCTCCCAATTACGTGCGCAACTTCTTTGGCTACGGCAACAATACCGACTATGATAAGGACCAGGGCATTGGCTACTACCGAGTCCGCTACAACAATGTGGTGGTGCAAGCTCTGGCGCGCCGCAGACTGGGCCTGCATAACCAACTTTATGCGGGTCCGCTGTACCAGCGGGTGCGCGTGAAGCACTCAGCGGGGCGTTTCATTGATCAGGTAGCTGAGGAAATGGAAGGCGTAGCCCCCCTATTTGAGCCCCGCCATTACGCTGGTTTGCGCCTAGGCCACACCCTGGATACCCGCAACAACAACTGGAACCCCACGAAAGGCGTGCTCTGGCGCACTGAGTATACCAACCTGCGCGCCGTAAATGAGCGTGCGCGTACCTTCTCCCAACTCACCTCCGAAGCCTCGGGCTACTGGACTCCCGCTGCCACCCCTGGCCTCACGCTGGCGGGCCGCGTGGGCGCCACCCTAAACTTCAGCAACTATGAGTTTTACCAGGCCGCAACCCTGGGCGGGCTCTCCAACCTGCGGGGCTACCGGCGCACCCGCTTCGCCGGAGAAAACAGCCTCTACAACAACCTGGAGTTTCGGATCTACCTCGGCACACTCAATACCATGCTACTATCTACCAAAGTCGGGTTCGTGGGTTTTCACGACGTCGGGCGGGTCTGGATTGATTCAGAACACTCCGACACCTGGCACACCGGGTACGGGGGCGGCCTTTGGCTGGAGCCCTTCCGCCGGGTAGTACTCGTGGCCACTTATAATATGTCGCGCGAAGACAGGCTGCCCGTAGCTCGCCTGGGTTTCCTGTTCTGA
- a CDS encoding ankyrin repeat domain-containing protein, with the protein MAEVTQLLPAISIDACDGYGRTGLLWAAFYGNSSILNWLIDNGANVQHQDRNGYCALHFAGQEKQLACAGLLLQHGADLELADRHGNTHLDSAFQCKGRLSACEPLHGCNLDHVNLHQKTPRELLDGFGWQPIK; encoded by the coding sequence TTGGCGGAAGTAACGCAACTGCTCCCAGCGATTAGCATAGACGCCTGTGATGGGTACGGGCGCACGGGCCTGTTGTGGGCAGCTTTTTATGGTAATAGCAGCATCCTCAACTGGCTGATAGATAACGGCGCCAATGTTCAGCATCAAGATAGAAATGGCTATTGCGCCTTGCATTTTGCAGGGCAAGAGAAGCAACTTGCTTGTGCGGGACTATTGCTGCAGCATGGGGCTGATCTCGAATTAGCAGATCGGCATGGAAATACGCATCTGGACAGCGCTTTTCAATGCAAAGGAAGACTTTCGGCTTGTGAACCCCTACATGGCTGCAACCTCGACCATGTAAACTTACACCAGAAAACGCCCAGAGAACTGCTAGATGGGTTTGGTTGGCAGCCCATTAAATGA
- a CDS encoding PQQ-dependent sugar dehydrogenase produces MKNTFSRFLLLPAAVLGSLSLFALTTETAVAPDADNAGLKLPAGFGALKVAETGGRARHITVTPQGTIYVKLNRPNAAGKGILVLHETSGGKAEVASGFGNYGGTGILSTPEYLYASSDEEVFRYKLNGKGEVINPDQPEKIITGLVNRKQHESKSITLDKAGNIYVNVGAYSNSCQVKDRQKGSMGIENCPVLDSAGGIWQFKADKLNQTYGSGIRYATGLRNVVGLDWNTQANQLFVMQHGRDQLYDNFPSLYTSKQSAELPAECMYALNRGDNAGWPYIYYDNQQHKKMVAPEYGGDGKKVSTGNYLEPAAAYPAHTAPDALLFYTGTMFPEKYRNGAFIAFHGSWNRAPEPQKGYYVVFQPFKNGKPSGDWEVFADNFAGSEANAAAGRPEHKPCGLAQGPDGSLYVTDDKKGTIYRIVYTKK; encoded by the coding sequence ATGAAGAATACTTTTTCCCGCTTTCTGTTACTGCCGGCGGCCGTACTTGGGAGCCTCTCCTTGTTTGCGCTTACAACCGAAACCGCCGTTGCCCCCGATGCCGACAACGCCGGCCTGAAGCTGCCCGCCGGCTTTGGTGCGCTGAAAGTAGCTGAAACGGGCGGCCGCGCCCGGCACATCACCGTTACGCCCCAAGGCACTATCTACGTTAAGCTAAACCGCCCCAACGCCGCTGGTAAAGGCATTTTGGTGCTTCATGAAACCAGCGGTGGCAAGGCCGAGGTGGCTAGTGGCTTCGGCAACTATGGCGGTACGGGTATTCTCAGCACACCAGAGTACCTGTATGCTTCTTCCGATGAGGAAGTGTTCCGCTACAAGCTCAACGGCAAAGGCGAGGTTATCAACCCCGACCAGCCCGAAAAGATTATTACGGGCCTCGTTAACCGGAAGCAGCACGAGAGCAAGTCTATCACGCTGGATAAGGCCGGCAACATTTACGTAAACGTAGGGGCTTACTCTAACTCCTGCCAGGTGAAAGACCGGCAGAAGGGCTCCATGGGCATCGAGAACTGCCCGGTGCTGGACTCGGCGGGCGGTATCTGGCAGTTCAAGGCCGATAAGCTCAACCAGACCTATGGCAGCGGCATCCGCTACGCTACTGGCCTACGCAACGTGGTGGGCCTCGACTGGAATACCCAGGCCAACCAGTTGTTTGTGATGCAGCACGGCCGTGACCAGCTCTACGATAACTTCCCCAGCCTGTACACCAGCAAACAGTCGGCGGAGCTGCCGGCAGAGTGCATGTACGCCCTGAACCGCGGTGACAATGCCGGCTGGCCCTACATCTACTACGACAATCAGCAGCATAAGAAGATGGTGGCGCCGGAGTACGGCGGCGACGGCAAAAAGGTGTCTACGGGTAACTACCTGGAGCCCGCCGCGGCTTACCCCGCCCACACCGCCCCCGATGCGCTGCTCTTCTACACCGGCACTATGTTTCCGGAGAAATACCGCAATGGCGCATTTATTGCCTTTCATGGTTCCTGGAACCGTGCTCCCGAGCCACAGAAGGGCTACTACGTAGTGTTTCAGCCCTTCAAAAACGGTAAACCTTCCGGCGACTGGGAAGTGTTTGCGGATAACTTTGCAGGCTCTGAGGCCAATGCCGCCGCTGGCCGCCCAGAGCATAAGCCCTGTGGCCTAGCCCAAGGCCCTGATGGCTCCCTGTATGTTACCGATGACAAGAAGGGCACCATTTACCGTATTGTGTACACCAAGAAATAA
- a CDS encoding M1 family metallopeptidase: protein MRNILVALLGLGVPAVAPAQSAPAASALSAAYRATPRKVNALVHTKLEVRFDYARCYLYGQEWVTLRPHGYPTDSLRLDAQGMDIKAVSMVMGQQMQPLKHEYTQQQLLVHLGKMVPAGEAYTVYIEYTAKPEELKKGRSTLISEGKGLYFINPDSAVAGKPVQIWTQGETDANSVWFPTIDQPSQKTTAEISLTVPSKYVTLSNGRLAEQTAAGPGLRRDTWKQELPHSPYLFMMAVGDFKITKDTWRGKEVSYYLEPKYAAQTQQIFGKTPRMLEFFSQRLGVEYPWNKYAQIVVRNYPSGAMENTSASLFGEQAQGSARELLDWEYAGVEREIAHELFHHWFGDLVTAESWSNLTVNESFANFSEVLWAEHEYGPDAGEEQADRSLRNYLRSTENYDKPLVRFQYADKEHLFDNVTYQKGGSILYMLRSYLGEKVFFNGLQRYLKQHAFGNGEAHQLRLALEEASGQDLNWFFNQWYYRVGHPTVQLDYQWNASRKQQAVIVHQTQAGVPFILPLAIDVYTNGRVKRHQATLRQAVDTLYFSAATKPDLVNVDAEKVLVWQKTDNKSVAEYAYLYQHAPRYLDRREALAATKGKFAERLAQQTLVAGLTDKSAALRQMAIELLDLQQPALRKAATPALVKLATADASVQVQAAALTALGTLKNKQYTSLFTKALASASYKVQGAALLGLLPLDAKAALSRATAFEADNKGSLTVALVEVYGKEGGPAQWPLVLTKFDAAGPNDQFTMLTGLSDLLVRIDQPAAWLQGVNRIKELAVRYKPYGVHKGLLKLLGQLQQQAAGTANAAQVTALVTQATAEIEAAK, encoded by the coding sequence ATGCGAAATATACTTGTAGCGCTCCTGGGATTGGGCGTACCTGCTGTGGCTCCGGCTCAGTCAGCCCCGGCCGCAAGCGCCCTTTCAGCTGCCTACCGAGCCACGCCGCGTAAAGTAAATGCCTTGGTGCACACCAAGCTGGAGGTGCGTTTCGACTACGCCAGGTGCTACCTATACGGCCAGGAGTGGGTGACCCTCAGGCCGCATGGCTACCCCACCGATTCTTTGCGGCTGGATGCGCAAGGCATGGATATTAAGGCAGTGAGCATGGTCATGGGGCAGCAGATGCAGCCCCTCAAGCACGAGTATACCCAACAGCAACTGCTGGTGCACCTGGGCAAAATGGTGCCGGCCGGAGAGGCCTACACCGTGTATATTGAGTATACAGCCAAGCCCGAAGAGCTGAAGAAGGGGAGAAGCACGCTTATTTCTGAAGGGAAGGGCCTGTACTTTATCAACCCCGATAGCGCCGTGGCGGGTAAGCCGGTACAGATCTGGACCCAGGGCGAGACCGATGCCAACTCCGTCTGGTTTCCTACCATTGACCAGCCCAGCCAGAAAACCACCGCCGAAATCAGCCTGACGGTTCCCAGTAAGTATGTTACGCTCAGCAATGGGCGGCTAGCAGAGCAAACCGCCGCTGGCCCAGGCTTACGCCGCGATACCTGGAAACAGGAGCTCCCCCACTCGCCCTACCTGTTTATGATGGCCGTCGGCGACTTTAAGATTACCAAAGACACTTGGCGCGGCAAAGAAGTTAGCTATTACCTGGAGCCGAAGTACGCGGCCCAAACCCAACAGATTTTTGGGAAAACACCCCGCATGCTGGAGTTCTTTTCTCAGCGGCTGGGGGTTGAGTATCCGTGGAATAAATATGCCCAGATAGTGGTGCGCAACTATCCGAGCGGGGCCATGGAAAATACCTCGGCCTCGTTGTTCGGTGAGCAAGCCCAGGGCTCTGCCCGGGAACTGCTAGATTGGGAGTACGCCGGGGTAGAGCGCGAAATTGCCCACGAGCTGTTTCACCACTGGTTCGGTGACTTGGTAACGGCCGAAAGCTGGAGCAACCTTACGGTGAATGAGTCATTTGCCAACTTTAGCGAGGTGCTGTGGGCCGAGCACGAATACGGCCCCGATGCCGGAGAAGAGCAAGCTGACCGCAGCCTCCGGAACTACCTCCGCAGCACGGAGAATTATGACAAACCTCTGGTTCGCTTTCAGTACGCCGATAAGGAGCACCTTTTCGATAATGTAACTTATCAGAAGGGTGGCAGCATACTATATATGTTGCGCAGCTACTTGGGCGAGAAAGTGTTTTTCAACGGCTTGCAGCGCTATCTGAAGCAACATGCCTTCGGAAATGGTGAAGCACACCAGTTGCGGCTGGCCCTAGAAGAAGCATCTGGGCAAGACCTGAACTGGTTTTTCAACCAGTGGTACTATCGGGTAGGCCACCCCACCGTACAGCTTGACTACCAGTGGAATGCCAGCCGTAAGCAGCAGGCAGTGATAGTGCACCAAACGCAGGCTGGCGTGCCCTTTATCCTGCCGCTGGCCATAGATGTGTACACCAATGGCCGGGTCAAACGCCACCAGGCTACCCTGCGCCAAGCGGTAGATACTCTCTACTTCTCAGCCGCTACCAAGCCCGACCTGGTAAACGTAGACGCCGAAAAGGTGCTGGTGTGGCAGAAGACCGACAATAAATCAGTGGCGGAATATGCCTACCTGTATCAGCACGCCCCGCGTTACCTCGACCGCCGCGAAGCCCTGGCAGCTACCAAAGGAAAGTTTGCTGAGCGGCTGGCCCAACAAACGCTGGTAGCTGGCCTGACAGATAAGTCGGCGGCGCTGCGCCAAATGGCCATTGAACTGCTCGATCTGCAGCAGCCGGCCCTGCGCAAAGCGGCCACTCCTGCTCTGGTAAAGCTAGCCACCGCTGATGCTTCTGTACAGGTTCAGGCGGCTGCTCTCACGGCACTGGGTACGCTGAAAAACAAGCAGTATACTTCCTTATTTACCAAGGCATTAGCCAGTGCATCGTATAAAGTGCAGGGAGCCGCTTTGCTGGGCCTACTGCCGCTAGATGCTAAAGCAGCCCTAAGCCGGGCCACCGCCTTTGAAGCCGATAACAAAGGCTCGCTTACCGTAGCCTTGGTGGAGGTATATGGCAAAGAAGGTGGGCCAGCACAGTGGCCACTGGTGCTCACCAAGTTTGATGCCGCTGGGCCCAATGACCAGTTCACTATGTTAACCGGCCTCTCTGATTTACTGGTGCGCATTGATCAGCCAGCGGCCTGGCTGCAGGGTGTCAACCGCATTAAAGAGTTGGCTGTTCGGTATAAACCGTACGGCGTGCATAAAGGACTGCTGAAACTGCTAGGCCAGCTGCAGCAACAAGCTGCCGGAACTGCCAATGCCGCTCAGGTTACGGCCCTAGTAACGCAGGCCACAGCCGAAATAGAGGCCGCTAAGTAG
- the ygiD gene encoding 4,5-DOPA dioxygenase extradiol, producing the protein MNFLQDLHKTASGFQQTAKMPVLFVGHGSPMNALADNPFTQTLHQLGRDIRNRQPPRAVLVVSAHWLTRGTFVAVNERPETIHDFGGFPQELFDMQYPAPGAPEVAQEVLAALPDAHPSDEWGLDHGTWTVLHHLFPEADIPVFQLSIDYYKPITYHAELARQLQFLRRRGVLILGSGNIVHNLRQSIPNFMHDDPRPHAWAVEFDEWAKAKINQRDLLSLAHYQQAGASGPLSVPTPDHYIPMLYSLALAEADDDIRHAFEEVSFGGMSMRTFVVG; encoded by the coding sequence ATGAACTTCCTGCAAGACCTCCATAAAACCGCCAGCGGCTTCCAGCAAACCGCCAAAATGCCCGTGCTCTTTGTAGGCCACGGCTCCCCGATGAATGCGCTGGCCGATAACCCGTTCACCCAAACCCTGCACCAGCTAGGCCGAGATATCCGAAACCGGCAGCCGCCGCGGGCGGTGCTGGTAGTGTCGGCGCACTGGCTCACGCGTGGCACCTTTGTGGCCGTAAATGAGCGGCCCGAGACCATCCATGACTTCGGCGGCTTCCCGCAGGAGCTGTTTGACATGCAGTACCCCGCGCCCGGTGCCCCCGAGGTAGCCCAGGAGGTGCTGGCGGCCCTACCCGATGCCCACCCCAGTGATGAGTGGGGCCTCGACCACGGCACCTGGACGGTGCTTCACCACCTGTTTCCGGAGGCCGACATTCCGGTGTTCCAGCTCAGCATTGATTACTACAAGCCCATTACTTACCACGCTGAACTGGCCCGGCAGCTGCAGTTTCTGCGCCGCCGGGGCGTGCTGATTTTAGGCAGCGGCAACATTGTGCACAACCTGCGCCAGAGCATACCCAACTTCATGCACGACGACCCACGTCCGCACGCCTGGGCCGTAGAGTTTGATGAATGGGCTAAAGCCAAAATCAACCAGCGCGACCTGCTTTCCCTGGCCCACTACCAACAGGCTGGCGCCAGCGGCCCCCTCTCCGTACCCACCCCCGACCACTACATTCCCATGCTCTACAGCCTGGCTCTGGCCGAAGCCGATGACGATATTCGCCACGCCTTCGAAGAAGTAAGCTTCGGCGGCATGAGCATGCGCACGTTTGTAGTAGGGTAG
- a CDS encoding phosphatase PAP2 family protein, with protein sequence MKYSATLLLSGALFLAAGPSATAQNSSASPYRTRFAVDAPITLGLGAVSGLGLYLVQQKNGLTDAELARLSKNDVPKFDRFSAGNYSKSAQTAGDFLCYGSLVVAPGLLALNEDVRGRYGQVLGLYLQTMLTTDAIFTTTVGRVTRYRPFLYGTEGGATRNSKISTNSFFAGHTAHTATATFFAAKVFHDFNPNSPAEPFVWGAAALMPAAVAYTRVEAGKHFLSDNIVGYVIGATAGIVVPQLHKTTGNSYSLAPIQGLNANGYSYSGLLLTKQL encoded by the coding sequence ATGAAGTACTCCGCTACTCTGCTGCTCTCCGGGGCCCTGTTCCTGGCTGCCGGCCCCAGCGCTACGGCCCAAAACTCATCTGCGTCACCCTACCGCACGCGCTTCGCCGTTGATGCCCCCATCACGCTGGGCCTGGGGGCAGTGAGTGGCCTGGGCCTGTATTTAGTGCAGCAGAAAAACGGGTTGACTGACGCCGAGCTGGCCCGCCTGAGTAAAAACGATGTGCCGAAATTTGACCGGTTCTCAGCCGGCAACTATAGCAAGTCGGCACAAACAGCCGGCGACTTTCTATGCTACGGCTCCTTGGTGGTAGCACCCGGTTTGCTGGCCCTCAACGAGGACGTGCGCGGCCGCTATGGGCAAGTGCTGGGGCTGTACCTGCAAACTATGCTTACCACCGACGCCATTTTCACCACCACAGTGGGCCGCGTTACCCGCTACCGGCCGTTCCTGTACGGCACCGAAGGAGGGGCTACCCGGAACAGCAAAATTTCAACCAACTCCTTTTTTGCGGGGCATACGGCGCACACGGCTACCGCCACGTTTTTCGCCGCTAAAGTCTTTCACGACTTTAACCCCAACTCGCCGGCAGAGCCTTTCGTGTGGGGGGCGGCCGCCCTTATGCCCGCCGCAGTGGCCTACACCCGCGTTGAGGCGGGTAAACACTTTCTCTCAGACAATATTGTGGGCTACGTAATTGGCGCTACCGCCGGCATTGTGGTGCCGCAGCTGCACAAAACCACCGGCAACAGCTACTCCCTGGCGCCCATTCAGGGGCTGAACGCCAATGGCTACTCTTACAGCGGCCTGCTCCTGACCAAGCAGCTATAG